In one window of Desulfonatronum thioautotrophicum DNA:
- a CDS encoding GNAT family N-acetyltransferase produces MFTLEQIIFRREVRKSDIDVVRRLADHTGFFRPQELAVAAELVLERLSKGPSSGYHFLLAENSAGHVSGYACFGPIPCTGSSFDLYWIIVHPQVQGQGLGKLLMSASEAEATSLGGTRMYVETSSQALYRRTRQFYERCGYSREAVLRDFYAPGDHKHIYCKSW; encoded by the coding sequence ATGTTCACCTTGGAACAGATCATATTCCGGCGTGAAGTTCGGAAATCGGACATTGACGTGGTTCGTCGGCTGGCCGATCATACCGGCTTTTTCCGTCCCCAGGAGCTGGCAGTGGCTGCCGAGCTTGTCTTGGAACGGTTAAGCAAAGGTCCGTCCAGCGGGTACCACTTCCTGCTGGCCGAGAACAGTGCGGGTCATGTCTCTGGCTATGCCTGCTTCGGCCCGATCCCTTGTACCGGGTCCAGTTTTGATCTCTATTGGATTATCGTCCACCCTCAGGTCCAAGGTCAGGGTCTCGGCAAACTCCTGATGTCCGCAAGCGAGGCGGAAGCAACAAGCCTTGGCGGAACCAGAATGTATGTCGAAACATCATCTCAAGCCCTCTACCGCAGAACGCGTCAATTCTACGAACGTTGCGGTTATTCACGGGAAGCAGTGCTCAGGGACTTCTACGCACCAGGCGACCATAAGCATATCTACTGTAAATCCTGGTAG
- a CDS encoding TIGR01777 family oxidoreductase, whose amino-acid sequence MHFFILGGTGFVGRHLINWLLQQGHKVEALGRNPKSLDRLPAGCEGVHGDPLQPGDWQTMAGQADVVINLVGRSIMTRWNDATRKEILETRVQSTRMAVQALSGEHGRGKVLINANAVGYYPLDSTREFAEDGPAGTGFLADVAQAWQAEAEKARAFGVRVVIARFGTVLGPDGGAMAQLLPLFRKGLGGRLGSGEQWFPWIHVLDLCRAMEFMAQHPELDGPVNCCAPQPASNTYFTRALGGLLRRPTIFPVPAFVLKLAMGEVAQVVLQGAKIVPKALIDAGFAFRFGLLEGALRDIIRQVEAQ is encoded by the coding sequence ATGCATTTTTTTATCCTGGGAGGGACTGGGTTTGTCGGCAGGCATTTGATCAATTGGCTTTTGCAGCAAGGTCACAAGGTGGAGGCGTTGGGGCGCAACCCGAAAAGCCTGGACCGACTTCCGGCTGGGTGTGAAGGCGTTCATGGTGATCCGTTGCAACCTGGTGATTGGCAAACCATGGCCGGGCAGGCTGATGTGGTGATCAACCTGGTGGGGCGTTCGATCATGACCAGGTGGAACGATGCGACCAGAAAAGAGATACTTGAGACCAGGGTGCAGTCCACACGTATGGCCGTCCAGGCCTTATCCGGGGAGCACGGTCGGGGCAAGGTTTTGATTAATGCCAATGCCGTAGGGTACTATCCGCTGGATTCAACCAGGGAGTTTGCCGAGGATGGTCCTGCCGGCACCGGCTTCCTGGCTGATGTGGCGCAGGCTTGGCAAGCTGAAGCGGAAAAAGCCCGCGCGTTCGGTGTGCGGGTGGTCATCGCCCGGTTTGGGACTGTATTGGGGCCGGACGGCGGGGCCATGGCCCAGCTGCTTCCTCTTTTTCGCAAAGGGCTGGGCGGGCGTCTGGGCAGTGGAGAGCAATGGTTTCCATGGATACACGTTCTGGATCTATGCCGAGCGATGGAATTTATGGCTCAGCATCCTGAATTGGACGGACCTGTGAATTGTTGCGCACCTCAGCCGGCCTCAAATACCTACTTTACCCGAGCCTTGGGCGGGCTGCTACGGAGACCGACAATCTTCCCGGTCCCGGCATTCGTCCTCAAACTGGCCATGGGAGAGGTTGCCCAGGTTGTCCTCCAGGGGGCGAAGATTGTGCCCAAAGCACTGATCGATGCCGGATTTGCATTTCGTTTTGGCCTCCTGGAAGGAGCCTTGCGGGATATCATCAGGCAGGTCGAAGCCCAGTGA
- a CDS encoding acyl-[acyl-carrier-protein] thioesterase codes for MSRSVWTETFRVRTSDADLFGLARLDALFSCFQEAAGHHAQELGVGRVALGAHGCFWVLSRCWMQIEQYPAWGQEFVVRTWPQGVHRLFAMRHFRLLDPAGGEFGSGISAWVVLDAAKRRPVRPGPFLEHIVMPNESKVEGGILEKQDSAQEMRQLRVVTVPYSDLDVNQHVNNAAYVRWILDSFGQGQHEMEQIRSIRIDYLAETLLGEHISIQAQSRRPFGNQTIVGLRTPPAQSVFQAEVAWQHRVC; via the coding sequence GTGAGCCGATCGGTTTGGACGGAGACTTTTCGGGTCCGGACCAGTGATGCGGATCTGTTCGGCTTGGCACGACTGGACGCCCTCTTTTCCTGTTTTCAGGAAGCTGCGGGGCACCATGCCCAGGAGCTGGGTGTGGGCCGGGTTGCTCTTGGGGCGCATGGTTGCTTTTGGGTGCTGTCGCGCTGTTGGATGCAGATTGAGCAATATCCAGCCTGGGGTCAGGAATTCGTGGTTCGCACCTGGCCCCAGGGGGTCCACAGGCTCTTCGCGATGCGCCACTTCCGACTACTGGACCCGGCTGGTGGAGAATTTGGCTCAGGGATCTCGGCCTGGGTGGTCCTGGACGCGGCAAAGCGGCGTCCAGTCCGGCCTGGTCCTTTTCTGGAACACATTGTCATGCCCAACGAATCAAAGGTAGAGGGTGGAATTCTTGAAAAGCAAGATTCCGCCCAAGAAATGCGGCAACTCCGTGTCGTCACCGTGCCCTATAGCGACCTGGACGTGAACCAACATGTGAACAACGCAGCCTATGTCCGCTGGATTCTGGACAGTTTTGGCCAAGGCCAGCATGAAATGGAGCAGATTCGATCGATTCGCATTGATTATCTCGCAGAGACCCTGCTCGGTGAGCACATTTCCATTCAGGCCCAGTCACGCCGTCCCTTTGGCAACCAGACCATAGTCGGTCTGCGGACCCCTCCTGCGCAGTCCGTTTTTCAGGCTGAAGTTGCCTGGCAGCATCGAGTCTGTTGA
- a CDS encoding methylated-DNA--[protein]-cysteine S-methyltransferase has protein sequence MPEHDIICVEPLTVNLSWEADRLQSIALRWSEAGDVSTIRTKWAKPFQESLQRYLDKQEPDWPEFTLADTGMSDFTLRILQRLRMVPFGAWSSYGRLAAESGHPGAARAVGRVMAGNPWPLLFPCHRVLGKKGQLTGFGPGLDLKRYLLAIEGISCSSSSRCSA, from the coding sequence ATGCCCGAACACGATATTATCTGCGTTGAACCGCTGACCGTGAATCTTTCCTGGGAGGCGGATCGACTGCAATCCATTGCCCTGCGCTGGTCCGAAGCTGGGGACGTATCCACAATCAGGACCAAATGGGCCAAACCGTTTCAGGAGAGTCTTCAGCGATATCTGGACAAGCAGGAGCCTGATTGGCCGGAATTCACCCTGGCTGATACGGGAATGAGCGACTTTACGTTGCGCATTCTCCAGCGGTTGCGAATGGTGCCGTTCGGGGCATGGTCCAGTTACGGGAGATTGGCGGCGGAAAGTGGACACCCCGGGGCCGCACGGGCAGTGGGTCGGGTCATGGCCGGTAATCCCTGGCCGTTGCTCTTCCCTTGCCACAGGGTGTTGGGCAAAAAAGGGCAACTGACCGGCTTTGGCCCTGGCTTGGATCTGAAACGCTACCTGCTCGCCATTGAGGGTATTTCCTGTTCGTCCTCAAGCCGGTGCAGTGCATAA
- a CDS encoding sigma-54 dependent transcriptional regulator has product MKRILLASNDIASLKVVSEAFAPDGTVDVVGSKAQLQSKVSRNEYDFVLVDLDFLNIQPDKTVSDYRKDLQCYWRNNPHAEIIVLAPQGRIRDAVFVVKAGAGNYLTYPLNKDELLFVMESLYESLKVQSELDHFRDEVMTGGLLRMGDMRSAAMRKVHEKIQVVAKSNTTVLLSGETGTGKGVIARSIHSHSARVQFPFIGVHCGAIPETLIESELFGHEKGSFTGAVRRKLGKFELGAGGTVFLDEISTISPAMQIKLLQVLQDKVFQRVGGEKDIRLEARIIAASNEELKSLSAQGMFRTDLFYRLNVFPIDVPPLRERREDIPLLVDHFLKQLNTLHVKEIHGVHPLVLPVLTRYEWPGNVRELENIIERAFLLERSHVLTPESFPQEMFEGVGQGVTMALDISQPLSEVRRLALENVERSYLKVLLAEYRGSIKQSAMHIGITPRQLHNLMNRYRLRKEDFK; this is encoded by the coding sequence ATGAAACGCATCCTCCTTGCCTCCAATGATATTGCCAGTCTGAAAGTCGTGAGTGAGGCCTTTGCTCCCGACGGCACGGTGGATGTTGTCGGCTCAAAGGCTCAACTCCAGAGCAAGGTCTCGCGCAATGAATATGATTTTGTGTTGGTGGATCTTGATTTTTTGAATATCCAGCCGGACAAGACCGTATCTGATTATCGCAAGGATCTGCAGTGTTACTGGCGCAACAATCCTCATGCGGAAATCATCGTCCTGGCCCCGCAAGGGCGCATCCGGGACGCCGTGTTCGTGGTCAAGGCTGGTGCCGGGAATTATCTCACGTATCCTTTAAATAAGGATGAACTGCTGTTTGTGATGGAGAGCCTGTATGAGTCGTTAAAAGTCCAGTCGGAGCTGGACCATTTTCGCGATGAAGTCATGACGGGCGGGCTGCTGCGCATGGGCGACATGCGCAGCGCAGCTATGCGCAAAGTGCATGAAAAGATCCAGGTTGTGGCCAAGTCCAACACTACTGTTCTGCTCAGCGGGGAAACCGGGACGGGCAAGGGAGTTATCGCACGCAGCATCCACTCGCATAGTGCCAGGGTCCAATTTCCTTTCATCGGTGTGCACTGCGGGGCCATTCCGGAAACGCTGATTGAAAGTGAGCTGTTCGGCCATGAAAAAGGTTCTTTCACTGGTGCTGTGCGACGCAAGCTGGGTAAGTTTGAACTGGGTGCAGGTGGTACGGTCTTCCTGGACGAAATCAGCACCATCAGCCCGGCCATGCAGATCAAGTTGCTCCAGGTGCTCCAGGACAAGGTCTTTCAACGGGTGGGGGGCGAAAAGGACATTCGCCTGGAGGCCCGCATTATTGCGGCTTCCAACGAAGAACTGAAGTCCCTGAGTGCTCAAGGGATGTTCCGCACGGACCTTTTTTACCGCCTGAATGTTTTTCCCATTGATGTTCCACCCTTGCGGGAGCGCCGCGAAGACATTCCTCTCCTGGTGGATCATTTTCTGAAACAACTGAATACGTTGCATGTCAAGGAAATTCACGGTGTGCACCCATTGGTTCTCCCCGTTCTGACTCGCTATGAATGGCCGGGCAATGTGCGGGAGCTGGAAAATATTATTGAGAGGGCGTTTCTTTTGGAGCGCTCCCATGTTCTGACACCGGAAAGTTTTCCTCAGGAAATGTTCGAAGGCGTCGGGCAGGGTGTGACCATGGCTCTGGATATTTCTCAGCCGTTGTCCGAAGTCAGGCGTCTGGCGCTGGAGAATGTGGAGCGATCCTATCTCAAGGTACTTCTTGCCGAATATCGAGGAAGCATCAAGCAGTCCGCCATGCACATCGGCATCACTCCACGTCAATTGCACAATCTGATGAATCGCTACAGGCTCCGCAAGGAGGATTTCAAGTAG
- a CDS encoding D-alanine--D-alanine ligase family protein, which translates to MKIGLTYDLRQDYLASGYSLEETAEFDSPATIDAIEAGIRAMGHVPERIGNLTALMRCLVEGTRWDLVFNIAEGMHGFAREAQVPALLEAHGIPCTFSDPMVLGLCLHKAMTKRVLRDLSLPTPDFAVAETMDDVRSIHLEYPLFVKPVAEGTSKGIHSTSVVRNREQLYRVCRMLQDDFRQPVLVERFLSGREYTVGIVGSGAKAHALGVMEILLLEGADQLIYSQNNKEAYEDRVRYALIQGESAAKLSRLALDAWRGLGCRDGGRVDIRIGGDGLPGILEINPLSGLHPIRSELSIMCAFQGIEHGELIRMIMESALERVGQARPHSQKMDLVLAA; encoded by the coding sequence GTGAAGATCGGACTGACCTATGACTTGCGTCAGGATTATTTGGCCAGTGGTTATAGTCTGGAAGAAACCGCGGAATTCGACAGCCCGGCCACCATCGATGCCATTGAGGCTGGAATTCGTGCCATGGGCCATGTTCCGGAACGGATTGGCAACCTGACAGCCTTGATGCGCTGTCTGGTGGAGGGAACGCGTTGGGATCTGGTTTTCAATATTGCCGAAGGTATGCATGGGTTCGCCCGCGAAGCCCAGGTTCCGGCGTTGTTGGAAGCCCACGGAATACCGTGTACATTTTCCGATCCCATGGTTTTAGGGTTGTGTCTGCACAAGGCCATGACCAAGCGCGTCCTGAGGGATCTGAGCCTGCCCACACCGGATTTTGCCGTAGCCGAGACCATGGATGACGTGCGCTCCATTCATCTGGAGTACCCATTGTTTGTCAAACCAGTGGCCGAAGGTACCAGCAAGGGAATTCACAGCACCAGTGTAGTCCGGAACAGGGAGCAACTGTACCGGGTCTGTCGGATGCTGCAGGATGATTTCCGACAGCCGGTTCTCGTGGAACGCTTTCTTTCAGGCCGGGAGTACACCGTGGGGATAGTTGGGAGCGGTGCCAAGGCCCATGCGCTGGGGGTGATGGAAATCCTGCTTCTGGAAGGAGCGGATCAGTTGATCTACTCCCAGAACAACAAGGAAGCGTATGAAGACCGCGTCCGGTATGCCCTGATCCAGGGCGAATCCGCGGCAAAGCTTTCCCGGCTGGCTCTGGATGCCTGGCGCGGATTGGGATGTCGGGATGGAGGGCGTGTTGATATTCGGATCGGTGGGGATGGACTGCCCGGCATCCTGGAAATCAACCCCCTGTCTGGCCTGCATCCCATCCGCTCGGAACTTTCCATCATGTGCGCCTTTCAGGGCATCGAGCATGGTGAACTGATTCGGATGATCATGGAGTCCGCCCTTGAACGGGTGGGCCAAGCGCGGCCTCATTCCCAGAAAATGGATTTGGTGCTGGCGGCATGA
- a CDS encoding histone deacetylase family protein, which yields MFRIRRVQDATWPGDARVIAKVQDILREQFPLLAPEDVAKLPEQLLDPLKFRFRTILFAAEGSGNRLQGFALFMHAPDLRFGYLDFMSAATMQTGRGVGGALYARVRDEAKALELTGVFFECLPDDPAMCTEPAILRQNKARLRFYEQFGARPIIGTAYETPLKPEDTCPPYLVADLLDRNKPLRRRDVRKIVRAVLERKYAGSCPPGYVDMVVASFQDDPVRIRDPLYVAAGKDQPVSPTWPAGAVLQQDKSIALVVNDRHDIHHVHERGYVEAPVRIRSILKEIEPLGLFQRIGVHHFGEEHILAVHDRKLVEYLKRASARLKPGESVYPYVFPIRNQAKPPKELPIRAGYFCIDTFTPINRNAFLAAKRAVDCALTAVQALREGYRAAYALVRPPGHHAERRVFGGFCYFNSAAVAAQSLSQHGRVAVLDIDYHHGNGAQDIFSHRPDVLTVSLHGHPRFAYPYFSGYAEEKGEGLGAGFNLNFPLPEILNGEEYRETLANALRRIKKFSPRTLVVALGLDPAKDDPTGSWSLTANDFERNGRMIGELRFPTLVVQEGGYRIRSLGGNARHFFQGLAIGMFGR from the coding sequence ATGTTCCGCATCCGTCGTGTCCAGGACGCCACGTGGCCGGGCGACGCCAGGGTCATCGCCAAAGTCCAGGATATTCTGCGTGAGCAGTTCCCCTTGCTCGCCCCCGAGGATGTGGCCAAACTGCCCGAGCAGTTGCTCGATCCGCTGAAATTTCGCTTCCGAACAATTCTCTTCGCCGCTGAAGGCTCAGGCAATCGGTTGCAGGGCTTTGCTCTGTTCATGCACGCCCCGGACCTGCGCTTCGGATACCTGGACTTTATGTCCGCGGCCACCATGCAGACAGGGAGGGGTGTGGGCGGGGCACTGTACGCCAGAGTCCGCGATGAAGCCAAGGCTTTGGAATTGACGGGAGTGTTCTTCGAGTGCCTGCCTGACGATCCGGCAATGTGCACCGAACCCGCCATTTTACGTCAAAACAAGGCTCGGCTGCGTTTTTATGAACAGTTCGGGGCCAGGCCCATCATCGGCACGGCCTACGAGACGCCCCTCAAACCCGAGGATACCTGCCCGCCGTATCTGGTGGCCGATCTCCTGGACCGGAACAAACCGCTACGCCGTCGGGACGTCCGAAAAATCGTCAGGGCCGTTCTGGAGCGCAAATACGCTGGAAGCTGCCCACCTGGTTACGTGGATATGGTCGTGGCCTCATTCCAGGACGATCCGGTACGTATCCGCGATCCGCTTTACGTCGCTGCGGGCAAGGACCAGCCCGTTTCCCCGACATGGCCGGCAGGGGCTGTGCTGCAACAAGACAAAAGCATCGCCCTGGTGGTCAACGATCGACATGATATTCATCACGTCCATGAGCGGGGGTATGTGGAAGCGCCGGTGCGCATCAGGTCTATTCTCAAGGAGATCGAGCCGTTGGGCCTGTTTCAGCGCATCGGCGTCCACCATTTCGGCGAGGAGCACATTCTGGCTGTTCATGACCGCAAACTGGTGGAGTATCTGAAGCGGGCCTCGGCTCGGCTCAAGCCGGGCGAGTCGGTCTATCCCTATGTTTTTCCAATTCGCAATCAGGCCAAACCGCCCAAGGAACTACCGATCCGGGCAGGATACTTTTGCATCGACACCTTTACGCCCATCAACCGCAACGCCTTTCTGGCGGCCAAGCGGGCCGTGGATTGCGCCCTGACGGCGGTCCAGGCCCTGCGCGAAGGCTACCGCGCCGCTTACGCCCTGGTACGTCCCCCGGGACACCATGCCGAGCGTCGTGTTTTTGGAGGATTCTGCTATTTCAATTCCGCCGCCGTGGCCGCCCAGAGCCTGAGCCAACACGGTCGAGTGGCAGTCCTGGACATCGACTATCACCACGGCAATGGTGCCCAGGACATCTTCTCCCATCGCCCTGACGTGCTCACCGTTTCCCTGCACGGCCATCCCCGCTTCGCCTACCCCTATTTCAGCGGATACGCAGAAGAAAAAGGGGAAGGACTTGGTGCAGGTTTCAATCTGAACTTTCCCCTGCCGGAAATCCTCAACGGCGAAGAGTACCGCGAGACTCTGGCCAACGCCTTGCGGCGAATCAAGAAATTCTCACCCCGCACCCTGGTCGTTGCCTTGGGTTTGGATCCGGCCAAAGACGATCCAACAGGGTCTTGGAGCCTCACGGCCAACGACTTTGAACGAAACGGCCGGATGATCGGTGAACTCCGCTTCCCCACCCTGGTGGTCCAGGAGGGCGGCTACCGCATCCGCTCCCTTGGCGGTAATGCCAGACACTTTTTTCAGGGCCTGGCGATCGGAATGTTCGGCCGGTGA
- a CDS encoding KamA family radical SAM protein, which yields MDEILDLDVEPPARMVVDAPHPGSVSGVSDLISAVMGHGGDGLRRQKSHKSAFSLSSRSAVFLAEHYPQASPAHWNDWRWQLKHRITTLVELERVVDLSSWEREALAPGKNKLPFAVTPYYASLLSRNDPHQPLRRCVIPTMDERIILACEEGDPLGEERDSPVQGIVHRYPDRVLFLVTDSCSTYCRYCTRSRRVGKRELTRKFAWGPSQWEPALKYIERNANIRDVLISGGDPLTMADHALEYLLQRLRAISHVEIIRIGTKTPMVLPQRITNRLVQMLRRYHPLFISIHCTLAEELTPESQRACTRLADGGVVLGGQTVLLKGINDTLPALTSLFQGLLRNRIRPYYLYHCDQVVGTAHFRTRVDRGLELIRGLRGHTSGYAIPQYVIDLPGGGGKTPLCPEYLQGRDGRDLLFRNYSGELYRVHDPMEPEMNVGGVA from the coding sequence ATGGACGAAATCCTGGATTTGGATGTTGAGCCTCCTGCCCGGATGGTCGTTGATGCACCCCATCCAGGCTCTGTTTCCGGTGTTTCCGATCTGATCTCCGCGGTGATGGGGCATGGGGGGGACGGCCTGAGGCGGCAAAAAAGCCACAAGTCCGCATTTTCGCTAAGTTCCCGTTCTGCTGTGTTCCTTGCGGAACACTATCCGCAGGCGAGCCCTGCCCATTGGAACGACTGGCGATGGCAGCTGAAACACCGCATCACAACCCTTGTGGAATTGGAAAGAGTCGTCGATCTCTCATCATGGGAACGGGAGGCTTTGGCGCCCGGCAAGAACAAGCTGCCATTTGCCGTAACCCCGTATTATGCCAGTTTGCTGAGCAGAAATGATCCTCACCAGCCCCTGCGGCGTTGCGTCATTCCTACCATGGACGAGAGGATCATTCTGGCTTGCGAGGAAGGTGACCCTCTGGGTGAGGAACGGGACAGTCCGGTGCAGGGCATTGTGCATCGCTATCCTGATCGGGTTTTGTTTCTGGTCACGGACTCCTGTTCCACATATTGCCGGTATTGCACCCGCTCACGTCGAGTGGGCAAGAGGGAACTCACCCGGAAATTTGCCTGGGGTCCCAGTCAGTGGGAACCAGCCCTCAAGTATATCGAGCGCAACGCAAACATCCGGGATGTGCTCATTTCGGGTGGCGATCCATTGACCATGGCGGATCATGCCCTGGAGTATCTCCTCCAACGCCTGAGAGCCATTTCCCACGTAGAAATTATCCGCATTGGAACCAAGACGCCCATGGTACTTCCCCAACGGATTACCAATCGTCTGGTTCAGATGCTGCGCCGTTACCATCCGCTGTTCATCAGTATTCATTGCACCCTGGCCGAGGAGCTGACCCCGGAATCCCAACGCGCCTGCACGCGTCTGGCCGATGGTGGTGTTGTTCTTGGTGGCCAGACCGTGTTGCTCAAAGGCATCAACGATACCCTTCCCGCCTTGACCAGTCTCTTTCAGGGGCTGCTGCGCAACCGCATCCGTCCTTATTATCTGTATCACTGCGACCAGGTCGTGGGGACCGCCCACTTTCGGACCCGCGTGGACAGGGGGTTGGAGTTGATCCGTGGATTGCGCGGTCATACCTCGGGCTACGCCATTCCCCAGTATGTGATTGATCTGCCTGGGGGTGGCGGAAAAACGCCACTCTGTCCGGAATATCTTCAGGGGCGCGACGGACGGGACCTGCTGTTCCGGAACTACAGTGGGGAATTGTACCGGGTTCACGACCCGATGGAACCTGAAATGAATGTCGGGGGTGTAGCGTGA
- a CDS encoding permease — protein sequence MIDALLHAKMIFLSIVFESFPFILLGALFSSLVLVLIPEHFFRRWLPENPWLSLLPAVLLSALFPICECAIIPVIRSLVRKGMPLAAGAVFLVAAPVLNPVVAASTLFAFGLNPDVLILRLALSAVAALLVGSVVCLLRGSLEKDFPRELPMDHGHAPKSLRRAATWHEIGRHTASEFFTVGCYFIFGALIASLFQTFLHQAVLLDIGSAPWSSTVVMMILAYLLSLCSAADAFVAASFGAAFTLPALLAFLVFGPMLDLKNTAMLLGYFPARFVAVFILSGTLAVFFLVMGLHFLGVQ from the coding sequence ATGATCGATGCCCTCCTGCACGCCAAGATGATCTTTTTGAGCATCGTCTTTGAATCCTTTCCCTTCATCCTGCTGGGGGCGTTGTTTTCGTCGCTGGTCCTGGTGCTGATTCCGGAGCATTTTTTCCGGCGCTGGCTGCCGGAAAACCCCTGGCTCTCCCTGCTCCCGGCGGTGCTGCTCAGCGCCCTGTTTCCCATCTGCGAGTGCGCCATCATTCCGGTGATCCGCAGCCTGGTACGCAAGGGCATGCCGTTGGCCGCCGGGGCCGTCTTTCTGGTGGCCGCGCCGGTGCTCAACCCGGTGGTGGCCGCCTCCACCCTGTTCGCTTTTGGCCTGAACCCGGATGTGCTGATCCTACGTCTCGCCCTATCCGCGGTGGCGGCCTTGCTGGTCGGCTCGGTGGTCTGCCTGCTGCGCGGCAGCCTGGAAAAAGACTTTCCCCGTGAACTGCCCATGGACCACGGTCACGCGCCCAAAAGCCTGCGGCGGGCCGCGACGTGGCACGAGATCGGCCGGCACACCGCGTCCGAATTTTTCACAGTGGGCTGCTACTTCATCTTCGGTGCGCTGATCGCATCCCTGTTCCAGACCTTTCTGCACCAGGCCGTGCTGCTGGACATTGGCTCCGCGCCGTGGTCCTCCACCGTGGTGATGATGATCCTGGCCTATCTCCTGTCCCTGTGCTCCGCGGCGGACGCCTTTGTGGCCGCATCCTTTGGCGCGGCCTTCACCCTGCCCGCACTACTGGCCTTTCTGGTCTTCGGCCCCATGCTGGACCTGAAAAACACGGCCATGCTCCTGGGATACTTTCCGGCCCGGTTCGTCGCCGTGTTCATTCTCAGCGGGACCCTGGCCGTTTTTTTTCTAGTAATGGGCTTGCATTTCCTGGGCGTCCAGTGA
- a CDS encoding TIGR03943 family putative permease subunit — MTAVKHRARDAGPRPGTGPGPDRNQERHHLFFGLFQVLLLLGLAALQAVLLLSGAIHLYMAPKMQTFVIFSTAAFVLMALHGLWTLLAPGAGAAARCGCSHDHDPSPAGKVAMVVLFGLVLTAGFFLPHQVLDSRVAEKKGISLSRSAAPSVFGSSRETRLPPEDHLFFQEEIPWDTAQAWDVPSSGTDLGEEQAKLREELGIWYDRDLYQELSEELLDRDVLRITDDDFLDSMLIISAYLDRFQGRRVEFAGFVYHDGTMAENELAVARIAITCCLADAMVYGLLVQTDEPLPSNDTWVRVHGRIAATRFMEEDIPLILAERLETIPSPDQPYVYPRLYSSYVFEDGS, encoded by the coding sequence ATGACCGCCGTGAAACATCGTGCCCGTGACGCCGGGCCACGCCCAGGCACAGGCCCAGGTCCAGATCGCAACCAGGAACGGCACCACCTTTTTTTCGGATTGTTCCAAGTTTTGTTGCTTTTGGGCCTGGCCGCTCTCCAAGCCGTTTTGCTGCTGAGCGGAGCCATCCATCTCTATATGGCCCCGAAAATGCAAACGTTCGTGATTTTTTCCACTGCGGCCTTCGTCCTGATGGCCCTGCACGGCCTGTGGACCTTGCTGGCTCCTGGAGCTGGCGCGGCGGCCCGATGCGGTTGCAGTCACGACCATGATCCATCTCCAGCCGGCAAGGTTGCCATGGTGGTCTTGTTCGGATTGGTCCTGACCGCGGGCTTTTTTTTGCCACATCAGGTTCTGGACAGCAGGGTGGCGGAAAAAAAGGGCATCTCACTCAGCCGCTCAGCGGCTCCGAGCGTCTTTGGCTCCAGCCGGGAAACGCGGCTTCCTCCCGAAGACCATCTTTTTTTCCAGGAGGAAATTCCCTGGGACACCGCCCAAGCCTGGGATGTCCCGTCCTCGGGTACGGATCTGGGAGAGGAACAGGCCAAACTGCGCGAGGAGCTGGGCATCTGGTATGATCGCGATCTCTACCAGGAGTTGTCCGAAGAACTCCTGGACCGCGATGTGCTGCGGATCACGGACGATGACTTTCTGGACTCCATGCTGATCATTTCCGCGTATCTGGACCGCTTTCAGGGCCGGAGGGTGGAGTTTGCCGGGTTTGTGTACCACGACGGGACCATGGCCGAGAACGAACTGGCCGTGGCCCGGATCGCCATTACCTGCTGCCTGGCCGATGCCATGGTTTACGGCCTGCTGGTCCAGACTGATGAGCCCCTCCCATCCAATGACACCTGGGTCCGGGTCCATGGACGAATCGCGGCGACACGGTTCATGGAAGAGGACATTCCATTGATCCTGGCCGAACGGCTGGAAACCATCCCGTCCCCGGACCAGCCCTACGTTTATCCCCGCCTTTACTCCAGCTACGTTTTCGAAGACGGAAGCTGA